In one window of Syngnathus scovelli strain Florida chromosome 20, RoL_Ssco_1.2, whole genome shotgun sequence DNA:
- the pgm3 gene encoding phosphoacetylglucosamine mutase isoform X1 — protein sequence MAHMEEVSKLSEVHPKPPGLILQYGTAGFRTNAGRLDHVMFRMGLLATLRSKQTKAAIGVMVTASHNPEEDNGVKLIDPMGEMVTTGWEDYATRLANAEQQQLLAVLEDIVEKEDIDKSQKALVFVGKDTRSSSLNLSQAVLDGVSSLGGCSKDYGLVTTPQLHYMVCCHNTQGRYGEATVEGYYIKLCRAFIELTKNTPNRTDDQKHLTVDGANGIGALKLREMEHHLKRELQISLFNEGHGKLNHQCGADFVKVQQKLPTGIKVQRGERCCSFDGDADRIVYYYTDSDDRFHLLDGDKIATLISTFLKELLMQAGLNLKIVVVQTAYANGSSTLYLEDTMKVIVKCTKTGVKHLHHAAQEFDTSVYFEANGHGTVLFSRAAEEKIKQLAEDVNTNDTRKRAAILLQHTINVTNQTVGDAISDMLLIEAILALKGMTVQQWDAIYTDLPNRQLKVKVADRRVIDTTDAERRAVSPAGLQDAIDASVAKYRQARAFVRPSGTEDVVRVYAEAGTQESADSLVHEVSLAVFRLAGGVGDEPKPLH from the exons ATGGCCCACATGGAGGAAGTGTCCAAACTGTCTGAGGTGCACCCCAAACCCCCAGGCTTGATCTTACAGTATGGCACTGCTGGCTTCAGGACCAATGCTGGCCGTCTTGATCACGTCATGTTCCGGATGGGTCTGCTGGCCACACTGCGATCCAAACAGACCAAAGCCGCTATCGGGGTCATGGTCACTGCCTCCCACAACCCCGAG GAAGACAATGGAGTGAAGCTGATTGACCCCATGGGCGAGATGGTGACGACTGGTTGGGAGGACTACGCCACCCGGCTGGCCAACGCGGAGCAGCAGCAGTTGCTTGCGGTGCTTGAGGACATTGTGGAAAAGGAAGACATCGATAAGAGTCAGAAAGCCTTGGTGTTTGTGGGCAAAGACACCAG gagCAGCAGTCTTAACCTGTCTCAAGCGGTACTGGACGGCGTGTCCTCATTGGGAGGGTGCAGCAAAG ACTACGGCTTGGTAACCACGCCACAGCTCCACTACATGGTTTGCTGTCACAACACGCAGGGGCGCTACGGCGAAGCCACGGTGGAAGGATACTACATTAAACTCTGCCGGGCATTTATCGAGCTCACCAAAAAT ACACCCAACCGCACGGATGACCAGAAGCACCTGACGGTGGACGGCGCCAATGGCATCGGCGCACTGAAGCTGCGCGAGATGGAGCATCACCTCAAGAGAGAGCTGCAGATTTCCCTCTTCAACGAAGGGCACGGAAAGCTCAACCACCAGTGCGGGGCCGACTTTGTCAAAGTGCAGCAAAAGCTGCCCACAG GCATCAAGGTCCAGCGTGGCGAGCGCTGCTGTTCATTTGACGGAGACGCCGACCGCATCGTTTACTACTACACCGACTCCGACGACCGCTTCCACTTGCTGGACGGAGACAAGATAGCGACGCTCATTAGCACGTTCCTCAAAGAACTGCTCATGCAG GCCGGCCTAAATTTGAAGATAGTGGTGGTGCAAACGGCGTATGCTAATGGCAGCTCTACGCTCTACTTGGAGGACACCATGAAA GTGATTGTGAAGTGCACAAAGACGGGAGTGAAGCACCTTCATCATGCAGCGCAAGAATTTGACaccagcgtttactttgaagctAACGGCCACGGGACG GTGTTATTCAGCCGTGCAGCCGAGGAGAAGATCAAGCAATTGGCTGAGGACGTCAACACAAATGACACGAGGAAGAGAGCGGCCATTCTTTTGCAGCACACCATCAACGTCACTAACCAG ACAGTCGGCGACGCCATTTCTGACATGCTGCTGATCGAGGCCATATTGGCCTTGAAGGGAATGACTGTGCAGCAGTGGGACGCCATCTACACCGACCTGCCCAACAGGCAGCTTAaagtcaag GTAGCGGACCGGCGGGTGATCGACACAACAGACGCCGAAAGACGTGCGGTGAGCCCAGCGGGCCTGCAGGACGCCATCGACGCCTCCGTGGCAAAGTATCGACAAGCTCGCGCTTTCGTGAGGCCGTCCGGCACCGAGGACGTGGTCAGGGTTTACGCTGAGGCGGGCACTCAG gaGAGCGCTGACTCGTTGGTACATGAAGTGAGCCTTGCAGTGTTTCGTCTCGCTGGCGGGGTGGGAGATGAACCAAAACCTTTGCACTAG
- the pgm3 gene encoding phosphoacetylglucosamine mutase isoform X2, which produces MGEMVTTGWEDYATRLANAEQQQLLAVLEDIVEKEDIDKSQKALVFVGKDTRSSSLNLSQAVLDGVSSLGGCSKDYGLVTTPQLHYMVCCHNTQGRYGEATVEGYYIKLCRAFIELTKNTPNRTDDQKHLTVDGANGIGALKLREMEHHLKRELQISLFNEGHGKLNHQCGADFVKVQQKLPTGIKVQRGERCCSFDGDADRIVYYYTDSDDRFHLLDGDKIATLISTFLKELLMQAGLNLKIVVVQTAYANGSSTLYLEDTMKVIVKCTKTGVKHLHHAAQEFDTSVYFEANGHGTVLFSRAAEEKIKQLAEDVNTNDTRKRAAILLQHTINVTNQTVGDAISDMLLIEAILALKGMTVQQWDAIYTDLPNRQLKVKVADRRVIDTTDAERRAVSPAGLQDAIDASVAKYRQARAFVRPSGTEDVVRVYAEAGTQESADSLVHEVSLAVFRLAGGVGDEPKPLH; this is translated from the exons ATGGGCGAGATGGTGACGACTGGTTGGGAGGACTACGCCACCCGGCTGGCCAACGCGGAGCAGCAGCAGTTGCTTGCGGTGCTTGAGGACATTGTGGAAAAGGAAGACATCGATAAGAGTCAGAAAGCCTTGGTGTTTGTGGGCAAAGACACCAG gagCAGCAGTCTTAACCTGTCTCAAGCGGTACTGGACGGCGTGTCCTCATTGGGAGGGTGCAGCAAAG ACTACGGCTTGGTAACCACGCCACAGCTCCACTACATGGTTTGCTGTCACAACACGCAGGGGCGCTACGGCGAAGCCACGGTGGAAGGATACTACATTAAACTCTGCCGGGCATTTATCGAGCTCACCAAAAAT ACACCCAACCGCACGGATGACCAGAAGCACCTGACGGTGGACGGCGCCAATGGCATCGGCGCACTGAAGCTGCGCGAGATGGAGCATCACCTCAAGAGAGAGCTGCAGATTTCCCTCTTCAACGAAGGGCACGGAAAGCTCAACCACCAGTGCGGGGCCGACTTTGTCAAAGTGCAGCAAAAGCTGCCCACAG GCATCAAGGTCCAGCGTGGCGAGCGCTGCTGTTCATTTGACGGAGACGCCGACCGCATCGTTTACTACTACACCGACTCCGACGACCGCTTCCACTTGCTGGACGGAGACAAGATAGCGACGCTCATTAGCACGTTCCTCAAAGAACTGCTCATGCAG GCCGGCCTAAATTTGAAGATAGTGGTGGTGCAAACGGCGTATGCTAATGGCAGCTCTACGCTCTACTTGGAGGACACCATGAAA GTGATTGTGAAGTGCACAAAGACGGGAGTGAAGCACCTTCATCATGCAGCGCAAGAATTTGACaccagcgtttactttgaagctAACGGCCACGGGACG GTGTTATTCAGCCGTGCAGCCGAGGAGAAGATCAAGCAATTGGCTGAGGACGTCAACACAAATGACACGAGGAAGAGAGCGGCCATTCTTTTGCAGCACACCATCAACGTCACTAACCAG ACAGTCGGCGACGCCATTTCTGACATGCTGCTGATCGAGGCCATATTGGCCTTGAAGGGAATGACTGTGCAGCAGTGGGACGCCATCTACACCGACCTGCCCAACAGGCAGCTTAaagtcaag GTAGCGGACCGGCGGGTGATCGACACAACAGACGCCGAAAGACGTGCGGTGAGCCCAGCGGGCCTGCAGGACGCCATCGACGCCTCCGTGGCAAAGTATCGACAAGCTCGCGCTTTCGTGAGGCCGTCCGGCACCGAGGACGTGGTCAGGGTTTACGCTGAGGCGGGCACTCAG gaGAGCGCTGACTCGTTGGTACATGAAGTGAGCCTTGCAGTGTTTCGTCTCGCTGGCGGGGTGGGAGATGAACCAAAACCTTTGCACTAG